The Phocoena sinus isolate mPhoSin1 chromosome 8, mPhoSin1.pri, whole genome shotgun sequence nucleotide sequence AGCATCCTGTATCATGATGGCTCCCGAGACCCCTCGAGCCAGCCCGCAAGGGGGCCTTCATGGAGGCCCCATAGAGCCCTGGGCTTCCCAGCGGGTGCCGCCGAGCTGGCTCTGGGCGCTCTGGCAGCGCCAGGGGCGCACGAGGCGCTGGGCTCCCGCCGTGTCACTATCAGAGACAAGGAAGGTCCTGTCTGTGCGCAACAGCTTCTTGGCGCGCTGCCGGGATCTTCCACCCTGGCCAAGGCACGCAGAGCCCGGCTCCCGGGGACCAATCCCGCACTTCCCCAAGTCCCCAAAGGTCAGCAAGGGTCAGGGCGCGCTCTGAAGCAACCGCTGGCCAGTATCCGGCCTCCCGCTCCAGGAAGGACCCCCAGAAGCAAGCAGGGGTAGGAAGGGGAAGTCTGATGTTAGCTCAAGGAcaccctcccctcttcctgtTGCCCCTATAAGACCACTCCTCTTCTCTGGGGCCGGGCTTCAGCAAGCCCTCCCCCTTTCCGCGCTAGGCGACCCAAGTCCCTACAGTCTCTCGGTCTAAGCCGACAGCTGCCACGTGGAAGGAGACCCAGGCAGGCCCTCCAGCGCCGCCGGCGCCACCCACTCACACGGGCACCCAGCTGCGAGCCGGGGAACATGCCCGCCCTCTCTCGCCCGGGGAGGGGGCTCGGGCACCCGCAGGAAGTCCGACGGCCGCTGACTTTATAAGAGCAGTGGCGGCGGAGGGGCTGGCGGGAGGGTGGGTTTACCGGAGAAAGAAGGAGCCCgagcacccacccccaccccctccgccTAGGCCACGGCCGCCGCCGCGGGAGGAGACGGGGCGCGGGCGGCGCGGGGACGGAGAGCGGCCGGTGAGACCGAgaaaagcagggaggagaggggacaggAAGGGCAAGAGAGAAAGGGCGCGAGGGAGCGGAGCAAAGCACGAATGCCTTCGCCGGAGGGCCTCAGTactctcatctgtgaaatggggctttGCATTTAGGAGTTCCCGCAGGTCCGTTCGAACTCCGACAAGAGTGTTTCTCTAAACGGAGGCAGTGCAGCAAGAGAGGGCGCCGAGGGGCCagaccaaaggggaaggagggacgCGCTTGGAGAGGCGGGACCCACGGGCTCAGGTAACGGGTCTTTCTTGGGGAGCCTGGAAGTGTCGGTGGGAGCCAGCCGGGTGACTCTCAGAGAACGTTCAGCCCGGGACCCGGACCCCAGCCGCACCCGCTGCTCACCTCTGATCCGGGGCAAAAGCGCCTCCTGTAGCCGCCGACCGGTCGGGGAGCGGCGCGTGCACAAATTCGGCGTCCGGTGTCCGGCGGGCCCAGCTCGGAACCGCAGCGGCGCTCGGGGCTTCTCTGCGCGCCGGGTCTGGGCGGCCTCGGAGATTCTGCCGGACAGCCTGGTGTTCTCACCGCCTCGGTCCCATCGGAAGAAGTCGGGGAACGGGAACCCGGCGGGCGCCACCAATCCGCGAAATGAGGCTAGGACGAAGTGGATCGACGGAGTGAACAGTTGTACTTACAACCGGCCGGGGCTGCACCCCGAGGTAGGGGCGGGGGCTCCCTTCCCTAACCCTCCCCCTAGGTCGAGTTTCACGGGCACGTGACTCGTCCTCTGGTCCCCAGATACTCTCCCCGGCACACGCCCCTGCACCTAAAATGTCCACCCttactccctctccctcccctccccctcggcCCCCCAGACAGAATCGGGGCAGCGTCCTCTGTATCCTCGGTCAAAACAAAGAACAACTCGGCTGGAGCAGACTGACCGCGATGCAGGGCAGCCTTGGGTGGGGTTTTGAACTGTGCACTTGGGAGTAGAGTTTTCCGAGAGGCAGAATGACCCGGGTTTCTTTGTGAAGTTAGATCGAGGTCTGAGAATGGACTTGAAAACTGGCCTGGGTTATCTTgaacaagttgcttaacctctctgagcttcggtTCTCAtaacaatagtacctaccttacAGCAGTACCCACAATAGTACTGCCGAGAGGTGGGGGCTGGAATTGGGGGTTGTGAGGCAGGTAAAGTGCTCATCACAGCGCTTGGCACAAAGTAAGCATAGTAAATGTTCACTGTTGTTGTTActactgtcattattattattttagaagaTGTGGTGATGGGATGCTTCCAGCCACTTATTGATTCCTGGTAAATCTCTCAAcctcccagagcctcagtttcctcatctgtaaaatagagggTGAACTGTGGTGTGGATTAATGGGATGAGGTCAAGGGCAAATAGATACAGATGTGAGTTTATTAGTGTGTAGAGAGTGATATTCGTGATACTCACAAAGCTCTGTGGGCATGTGAGCAACTGCCCAGGAAG carries:
- the LOC116758388 gene encoding serine/threonine-protein kinase LMTK3-like, with protein sequence MAPETPRASPQGGLHGGPIEPWASQRVPPSWLWALWQRQGRTRRWAPAVSLSETRKVLSVRNSFLARCRDLPPWPRHAEPGSRGPIPHFPKSPKATQVPTVSRSKPTAATWKETQAGPPAPPAPPTHTGTQLRAGEHARPLSPGEGARAPAGSPTAADFIRAVAAEGLAGGWVYRRKKEPEHPPPPPPPRPRPPPREETGRGRRGDGERPEFPQVRSNSDKSVSLNGGSAAREGAEGPDQRGRRDALGEAGPTGSGNGSFLGSLEVSVGASRVTLRERSARDPDPSRTRCSPLIRGKSASCSRRPVGERRVHKFGVRCPAGPARNRSGARGFSARRVWAASEILPDSLVFSPPRSHRKKSGNGNPAGATNPRNEARTKWIDGVNSCTYNRPGLHPEVGKKQQEQRLSSRKCTRSSLWQEHSVRL